In Carya illinoinensis cultivar Pawnee chromosome 7, C.illinoinensisPawnee_v1, whole genome shotgun sequence, the following are encoded in one genomic region:
- the LOC122317369 gene encoding NADP-dependent glyceraldehyde-3-phosphate dehydrogenase isoform X1: MAGSGVFAEIIEGDVYKYYSDGEWKKSTSGKSVPIINPTTRKTQFKVQACTQEEVNKVIDVAKSAQKSWVKTPLWKRAELLHKAAAILKEHKVPIAECLIKEIAKPAKDAVTEVVRSGDLVSYCAEEGVRILGEGKFLVSDSFPGNERTKYCLTSKVPLGVVLAIPPFNYPVNLAVSKIAPALIAGNSLVLKPPTQGAVAALHMVHCFHLAGFPKGLISCVTGKGSEIGDFLTMHPRINCISFTGGDTGIAISKKAGMIPLQMELGGKDACIILEDADLDLAATNIIKGGFSYSGQRCTAVKVVLVMESVADILVEKVKSKVAKLTVGPPEDDCDITPVVTESSANFIEGLVMDAKQKGATFCQEYKREGNLIWPLLLDNVRPDMRIAWEEPFGPVLPVIRINSVEEGIHHCNASNLGLQGCVFTRDINKAILISDAMETGTVQINSAPARGPDHFPFQGLKDSGIGSQGITNSINMMTKVKTTVINLPSPSYAMG; this comes from the exons CTTGCACTCAAGAGGAGGTGAACAAAGTCATAGACGTTGCAAAATCAGCACAAAAATCATGGGTAAAGACCCCGCTATGGAAAAGGGCAGAATTACTTCACAAAGCAGCGGCAATTTTAAAAGAGCACAAAGTGCCTATAGCAGAGTGTCTCATCAAAGAGATTGCTAAACCGGCTAAGGATGCAGTCACTGAA GTTGTTAGGTCTGGGGATTTGGTGTCATACTGTGCTGAAGAAGGGGTGAGGATTCTGGGAGAAGGGAAGTTCCTGGTTTCCGATAGTTTTCCTGGCAATGAGAGGACCAAATATTGCCTCACTTCAAAG GTTCCACTTGGGGTGGTTTTAGCCATCCCACCCTTCAACTATCCTGTCAATCTGGCCGTTTCCAAAATTGCTCCTGCTCTTATTGCCGGAAACTCTCTTGTACTGAAGCCCCCAACCCAG GGTGCTGTAGCCGCACTCCACATGGTGCATTGCTTTCATTTGGCTGGCTTTCCCAAAGGCCTTATTAGCTGTGTTACGGGGAAAGGTTCTGAAATTGGTGACTTCCTTACAATGCATCCTAGGATCAACTGTATAAG CTTCACAGGTGGAGACACTGGAATAGCAATTTCAAAGAAAGCAGGCATGATTCCTCTTCAGATGGAACTAGGTGGTAAAGATGCATGCATCATTCTTGAAGATGCGGATTTGGATTTGGCAGCAACAAATATCATAAAGGGAGGCTTCTCTTACAG TGGTCAAAGATGCACGGCTGTAAAGGTTGTCCTGGTCATGGAATCTGTTGCTGACATTCTTGTCGAGAAAGTTAAATCTAAAGTGGCAAAATTAACCGTTGGGCCACCTGAGGATGACTGTGATATTACTCCGGTCGTTACGGAGTCCTCTGCTAACTTTATCGAAGGCTTGGTAATGGATGCAAAGCAAAAAGGAGCAACATTCTGCCAGGAGTACAAAAGAGAGGGAAACCTCATATGGCCGTTGTTGTTAGATAATGTTCGACCTGATATGAGGATTGCATGGGAGGAGCCATTTGGTCCAGTTTTGCCTGTCATACGTATAAACTCTGTTGAAGAAGGAATCCATCACTGCAATGCTAGCAATTTGGGTCTTCAG GGTTGTGTTTTTACAAGAGACATAAACAAAGCAATTTTGATCAGCGATGCAATGGAGACAGGAACTGTTCAGATCAATTCGGCACCAGCTCGTGGAccagatcattttccttttcag GGTCTGAAGGACAGTGGAATTGGTTCGCAAGGAATCACCAACAGTATAAATATGATGACAAAGGTCAAGACCACCGTAATCAACTTGCCCTCGCCTTCTTATGCTATGGGTTAA
- the LOC122315557 gene encoding uncharacterized protein DDB_G0286299 isoform X2, producing the protein MEHHPDNVFSSMETIMTLVLEESEDIALELLTPILDSVKKDNEEVLPVARKLAERVLESCATKVKPYLIQAVKTLGISFDDYSEVVASICQETSGTVEQNEVHAISKDMADESKSGKASVDERGTEDKEKSTAVVSSEQVDLAIQQSPKSVMSNGVAQTGEDDSLQLLNSENKQEHGHLSDQSKNISTSSNARPNNLETEKLPEPKSNSKDASSSPPVEPSVESAGSLKNEKVAGIKISSPKALDNESGNVAALSPRGSLPDESNSKKAGGRPKKRESSIKEAMPSSHDISKKVSEGTGDLEPKSNRRSGKKVPSEISNENKTPTVVDASSKEISDPEAKPLRQPAKKVDGSIKIEGSSSKQPEDKKKRGRGKAISEKDETKSSTKADEKEMLSSPKSVTKSTKDDSVLEETPKTNPKRKRTPGKEKESDYGEKLVGSKIKVWWPDDQAFYEGVVDSFDPKEKKHKVLYTDGDEEVLYLKKEKWEFIGGDSVSDGDQAADQQNPDASSEMPLKKKAKVISDERTKQGKMDALPKKGGGASSSKSKGTSSKSGRKSREGSKVDGKSKDAFTKTASKSEDVSSGESKDHMPRAGSSKSVDAAPKSAGKSKKNDPVTPKTGKFKDDNTSTPRTSTKSKQGTAKTGKSKQDILKSASVSKGKNPKSSGKSSANGSGKMKSGGSSNTKEKENVKDNSTDSAKVLGSTKGKSPTSPKAQGSDSKTGKKRRRGTAS; encoded by the exons at GGAACATCACCCAGACAATGTCTTTTCATCTATGGAGACGATTATGACCCTTGTTTTAGAAGAAAGTGAAGACATTGCTCTAGAGTTACTCACTCCGATCTTAGATAGTGTGAAAAAGGACAATGAG GAAGTTCTGCCTGTTGCTCGGAAGTTGGCAGAGAGAGTGCTTGAAAGCTGTGCTACAAAGGTTAAGCCTTACCTGATTCAAGCAGTGAAAACTTTGGGAATATCTTTTGATGATTATAGTGAAGTTGTTGCTTCAATATGTCAAGAGACATCTGGAACTGTTGAGCAGAATGAAGTCCATGCTATTAGCAAGGATATG GCTGATGAGAGCAAGTCAGGGAAGGCGTCTGTGGATGAGAGAGGCACA GAGGATAAAGAGAAATCAACAGCAGTAGTTTCTTCTGAACAAGTTGATCTTGCTATTCAGCAATCTCCCAAATCAGTAATGAGCAATGGTGTCGCACAAACTGGGGAAGATGACTCTCTGCAGCTTTTGAACTCTGAAAACAAGCAAGAGCATGGTCATCTTTCTGATCAATCCAAAAATATTAGTACATCGAGCAATGCCAGACCTAATAATTTGGAAACTGAGAAACTGCCAGAGCCTAAAAGTAACAGCAAGGATGCATCTAGTTCACCTCCTGTGGAGCCATCTGTTGAGTCTGCTGGgtctttaaaaaatgaaaaagtggCTGGTATTAAGATATCCTCACCTAAGGCTTTGGATAATGAATCTGGAAATGTTGCTGCCCTATCCCCAAGAGGTAGCCTTCCTGATGAAAGTAATTCCAAAAAGGCTGGTGGACGaccaaaaaaaagagaaagctcAATTAAGGAGGCTATGCCATCCTCACATGATATTTCGAAGAAGGTATCTGAAGGAACAGGTGATTTGGAGCCAAAATCGAATAGACGCTCAGGGAAAAAGGTGCCCAGTGAGATTTCTAATGAGAATAAAACACCAACTGTGGTAGATGCATCCAGCAAGGAAATTAGTGATCCAGAGGCAAAACCATTGAGGCAGCCAGCCAAGAAGGTAGATGGAAGCATTAAAATCGAGGGATCCTCTTCAAAGCAGCCAGAAGACAAGAAAAAGCGGGGACGGGGAAAAGCTATTTCTGAGAAGGATGAAACCAAATCTTCTACCAAGGCTGATGAAAAA GAAATGTTGTCTTCACCGAAGTCAGTCACAAAGTCAACTAAAGATGATAGTGTCTTGGAGGAAACCCCTAAGACAAATCCCAAGAGGAAGCGTACtccaggaaaagaaaaa GAATCAGATTATGGCGAGAAATTGGTTGGCTCAAAGATTAAGGTTTGGTGGCCAGATGACCAGGC GTTTTATGAAGGTGTTGTTGATTCTTTTGATCCTAAGGAAAAGAAGCATAAG GTCTTATATACAGATGGCGATGAAGAAGTATTATATCTTAAGAAGGAAAAGTGGGAATTTATTGGAGGCGACTCTGTGTCGGATGGG GATCAAGCAGCTGATCAGCAAAATCCTGATGCTTCCTCTGAAAT GCCCCTGAAGAAGAAAGCAAAAGTAATTTCTGATGAGCGAACTAAGCAAGGAAAGATGGATGCTTTACCCAAAAA GGGTGGAGGTGCTTCCTCCAGCAAATCCAAAGGTACCTCTTCAAAATCTGGTCGTAAATCCCGTGAAGGCAGTAAAGTTGATGGCAAGTCCAAAGATGCCTTCACCAAGACTGCGAGCAAATCAGAGGATGTCAGTAGTGGGGAATCTAAGGATCATATGCCTAGAGCTGGCAGTAGTAAATCAGTTGATGCTGCTCCTAAATCGGCTGGGAAGTCCAAGAAAAATGATCCTGTCACACCCAAGACTGGGAAATTCAAAGATGATAATACCAGCACACCTAGAACTTCCACCAAGTCCAAGCAAGGCACTGCAAAGACTGGAAAGTCCAAGCAGGACATACTCAAGAGTGCTTCTGTTTCCAAGGGCAAGAACCCCAAAAGTAGTGGCAAGTCTAGTGCCAATGGTTCTGGCAAGATGAAATCTGGCGGTTCATCAAATacgaaagagaaagagaatgtGAAGGATAACTCAACCGATTCTGCAAAGGTGCTTGGAAGTACAAAGGGGAAGTCGCCAACATCACCAAAAGCACAGGGAAGTGACTCCAAGACTGGGAAAAAGCGGCGGAGGGGAACTGCAAGTTAA
- the LOC122315557 gene encoding nucleolar and coiled-body phosphoprotein 1 isoform X1 codes for MASSDTELEEQLLQAGNKLVDPPSSVDELLSLLDHVENCLLRVEQSPTKSMQNALSPSLKALVGDQLFRHSDVDVKVAVASCISEITRITAPDAPYDDDQMKEIFQLIVSSFENLSDNSSRSYTKRTSILETVAKVRSCVVMLDLECDALILEMFQNFLKAIREHHPDNVFSSMETIMTLVLEESEDIALELLTPILDSVKKDNEEVLPVARKLAERVLESCATKVKPYLIQAVKTLGISFDDYSEVVASICQETSGTVEQNEVHAISKDMADESKSGKASVDERGTEDKEKSTAVVSSEQVDLAIQQSPKSVMSNGVAQTGEDDSLQLLNSENKQEHGHLSDQSKNISTSSNARPNNLETEKLPEPKSNSKDASSSPPVEPSVESAGSLKNEKVAGIKISSPKALDNESGNVAALSPRGSLPDESNSKKAGGRPKKRESSIKEAMPSSHDISKKVSEGTGDLEPKSNRRSGKKVPSEISNENKTPTVVDASSKEISDPEAKPLRQPAKKVDGSIKIEGSSSKQPEDKKKRGRGKAISEKDETKSSTKADEKEMLSSPKSVTKSTKDDSVLEETPKTNPKRKRTPGKEKESDYGEKLVGSKIKVWWPDDQAFYEGVVDSFDPKEKKHKVLYTDGDEEVLYLKKEKWEFIGGDSVSDGDQAADQQNPDASSEMPLKKKAKVISDERTKQGKMDALPKKGGGASSSKSKGTSSKSGRKSREGSKVDGKSKDAFTKTASKSEDVSSGESKDHMPRAGSSKSVDAAPKSAGKSKKNDPVTPKTGKFKDDNTSTPRTSTKSKQGTAKTGKSKQDILKSASVSKGKNPKSSGKSSANGSGKMKSGGSSNTKEKENVKDNSTDSAKVLGSTKGKSPTSPKAQGSDSKTGKKRRRGTAS; via the exons ATGGCGTCTTCGGATACAGAGCTCGAAGAACAGCTTCTGCAAGCCGGGAATAAGCTCGTCGACCCTCCCTCCTCCGTGGATGAGCTCCTGTCTCTTCTCGAC CATGTAGAAAATTGTTTGTTGAGAGTGGAACAGTCGCCTACCAAATCAATGCAGAATGCACTTTCTCCATCACTCAAAGCACTGGTTGGTGATCAACTTTTTAGACATTCAGATGTAGATGTGAAAGTTGCAGTTGCCTCTTGCATCAGTGAGATAACAAGGATAACTGCACCTGATGCTCCCTATGATGATGACCAAATGAAG GAGATCTTTCAGTTGATTGTATCTTCATTTGAGAATCTATCTGACAATTCCAGCCGGTCATATACAAAGAGGACCTCAATTCTTGAAACTGTTGCAAAGGTCAGGTCATGTGTGGTAATGTTGGATCTTGAATGTGATGCACTGATCCTTGAGATGTTCCAGAATTTCCTGAAGGCAATAAG GGAACATCACCCAGACAATGTCTTTTCATCTATGGAGACGATTATGACCCTTGTTTTAGAAGAAAGTGAAGACATTGCTCTAGAGTTACTCACTCCGATCTTAGATAGTGTGAAAAAGGACAATGAG GAAGTTCTGCCTGTTGCTCGGAAGTTGGCAGAGAGAGTGCTTGAAAGCTGTGCTACAAAGGTTAAGCCTTACCTGATTCAAGCAGTGAAAACTTTGGGAATATCTTTTGATGATTATAGTGAAGTTGTTGCTTCAATATGTCAAGAGACATCTGGAACTGTTGAGCAGAATGAAGTCCATGCTATTAGCAAGGATATG GCTGATGAGAGCAAGTCAGGGAAGGCGTCTGTGGATGAGAGAGGCACA GAGGATAAAGAGAAATCAACAGCAGTAGTTTCTTCTGAACAAGTTGATCTTGCTATTCAGCAATCTCCCAAATCAGTAATGAGCAATGGTGTCGCACAAACTGGGGAAGATGACTCTCTGCAGCTTTTGAACTCTGAAAACAAGCAAGAGCATGGTCATCTTTCTGATCAATCCAAAAATATTAGTACATCGAGCAATGCCAGACCTAATAATTTGGAAACTGAGAAACTGCCAGAGCCTAAAAGTAACAGCAAGGATGCATCTAGTTCACCTCCTGTGGAGCCATCTGTTGAGTCTGCTGGgtctttaaaaaatgaaaaagtggCTGGTATTAAGATATCCTCACCTAAGGCTTTGGATAATGAATCTGGAAATGTTGCTGCCCTATCCCCAAGAGGTAGCCTTCCTGATGAAAGTAATTCCAAAAAGGCTGGTGGACGaccaaaaaaaagagaaagctcAATTAAGGAGGCTATGCCATCCTCACATGATATTTCGAAGAAGGTATCTGAAGGAACAGGTGATTTGGAGCCAAAATCGAATAGACGCTCAGGGAAAAAGGTGCCCAGTGAGATTTCTAATGAGAATAAAACACCAACTGTGGTAGATGCATCCAGCAAGGAAATTAGTGATCCAGAGGCAAAACCATTGAGGCAGCCAGCCAAGAAGGTAGATGGAAGCATTAAAATCGAGGGATCCTCTTCAAAGCAGCCAGAAGACAAGAAAAAGCGGGGACGGGGAAAAGCTATTTCTGAGAAGGATGAAACCAAATCTTCTACCAAGGCTGATGAAAAA GAAATGTTGTCTTCACCGAAGTCAGTCACAAAGTCAACTAAAGATGATAGTGTCTTGGAGGAAACCCCTAAGACAAATCCCAAGAGGAAGCGTACtccaggaaaagaaaaa GAATCAGATTATGGCGAGAAATTGGTTGGCTCAAAGATTAAGGTTTGGTGGCCAGATGACCAGGC GTTTTATGAAGGTGTTGTTGATTCTTTTGATCCTAAGGAAAAGAAGCATAAG GTCTTATATACAGATGGCGATGAAGAAGTATTATATCTTAAGAAGGAAAAGTGGGAATTTATTGGAGGCGACTCTGTGTCGGATGGG GATCAAGCAGCTGATCAGCAAAATCCTGATGCTTCCTCTGAAAT GCCCCTGAAGAAGAAAGCAAAAGTAATTTCTGATGAGCGAACTAAGCAAGGAAAGATGGATGCTTTACCCAAAAA GGGTGGAGGTGCTTCCTCCAGCAAATCCAAAGGTACCTCTTCAAAATCTGGTCGTAAATCCCGTGAAGGCAGTAAAGTTGATGGCAAGTCCAAAGATGCCTTCACCAAGACTGCGAGCAAATCAGAGGATGTCAGTAGTGGGGAATCTAAGGATCATATGCCTAGAGCTGGCAGTAGTAAATCAGTTGATGCTGCTCCTAAATCGGCTGGGAAGTCCAAGAAAAATGATCCTGTCACACCCAAGACTGGGAAATTCAAAGATGATAATACCAGCACACCTAGAACTTCCACCAAGTCCAAGCAAGGCACTGCAAAGACTGGAAAGTCCAAGCAGGACATACTCAAGAGTGCTTCTGTTTCCAAGGGCAAGAACCCCAAAAGTAGTGGCAAGTCTAGTGCCAATGGTTCTGGCAAGATGAAATCTGGCGGTTCATCAAATacgaaagagaaagagaatgtGAAGGATAACTCAACCGATTCTGCAAAGGTGCTTGGAAGTACAAAGGGGAAGTCGCCAACATCACCAAAAGCACAGGGAAGTGACTCCAAGACTGGGAAAAAGCGGCGGAGGGGAACTGCAAGTTAA
- the LOC122317369 gene encoding NADP-dependent glyceraldehyde-3-phosphate dehydrogenase isoform X2, with protein MAALSACTQEEVNKVIDVAKSAQKSWVKTPLWKRAELLHKAAAILKEHKVPIAECLIKEIAKPAKDAVTEVVRSGDLVSYCAEEGVRILGEGKFLVSDSFPGNERTKYCLTSKVPLGVVLAIPPFNYPVNLAVSKIAPALIAGNSLVLKPPTQGAVAALHMVHCFHLAGFPKGLISCVTGKGSEIGDFLTMHPRINCISFTGGDTGIAISKKAGMIPLQMELGGKDACIILEDADLDLAATNIIKGGFSYSGQRCTAVKVVLVMESVADILVEKVKSKVAKLTVGPPEDDCDITPVVTESSANFIEGLVMDAKQKGATFCQEYKREGNLIWPLLLDNVRPDMRIAWEEPFGPVLPVIRINSVEEGIHHCNASNLGLQGCVFTRDINKAILISDAMETGTVQINSAPARGPDHFPFQGLKDSGIGSQGITNSINMMTKVKTTVINLPSPSYAMG; from the exons atggcggctttgtcag CTTGCACTCAAGAGGAGGTGAACAAAGTCATAGACGTTGCAAAATCAGCACAAAAATCATGGGTAAAGACCCCGCTATGGAAAAGGGCAGAATTACTTCACAAAGCAGCGGCAATTTTAAAAGAGCACAAAGTGCCTATAGCAGAGTGTCTCATCAAAGAGATTGCTAAACCGGCTAAGGATGCAGTCACTGAA GTTGTTAGGTCTGGGGATTTGGTGTCATACTGTGCTGAAGAAGGGGTGAGGATTCTGGGAGAAGGGAAGTTCCTGGTTTCCGATAGTTTTCCTGGCAATGAGAGGACCAAATATTGCCTCACTTCAAAG GTTCCACTTGGGGTGGTTTTAGCCATCCCACCCTTCAACTATCCTGTCAATCTGGCCGTTTCCAAAATTGCTCCTGCTCTTATTGCCGGAAACTCTCTTGTACTGAAGCCCCCAACCCAG GGTGCTGTAGCCGCACTCCACATGGTGCATTGCTTTCATTTGGCTGGCTTTCCCAAAGGCCTTATTAGCTGTGTTACGGGGAAAGGTTCTGAAATTGGTGACTTCCTTACAATGCATCCTAGGATCAACTGTATAAG CTTCACAGGTGGAGACACTGGAATAGCAATTTCAAAGAAAGCAGGCATGATTCCTCTTCAGATGGAACTAGGTGGTAAAGATGCATGCATCATTCTTGAAGATGCGGATTTGGATTTGGCAGCAACAAATATCATAAAGGGAGGCTTCTCTTACAG TGGTCAAAGATGCACGGCTGTAAAGGTTGTCCTGGTCATGGAATCTGTTGCTGACATTCTTGTCGAGAAAGTTAAATCTAAAGTGGCAAAATTAACCGTTGGGCCACCTGAGGATGACTGTGATATTACTCCGGTCGTTACGGAGTCCTCTGCTAACTTTATCGAAGGCTTGGTAATGGATGCAAAGCAAAAAGGAGCAACATTCTGCCAGGAGTACAAAAGAGAGGGAAACCTCATATGGCCGTTGTTGTTAGATAATGTTCGACCTGATATGAGGATTGCATGGGAGGAGCCATTTGGTCCAGTTTTGCCTGTCATACGTATAAACTCTGTTGAAGAAGGAATCCATCACTGCAATGCTAGCAATTTGGGTCTTCAG GGTTGTGTTTTTACAAGAGACATAAACAAAGCAATTTTGATCAGCGATGCAATGGAGACAGGAACTGTTCAGATCAATTCGGCACCAGCTCGTGGAccagatcattttccttttcag GGTCTGAAGGACAGTGGAATTGGTTCGCAAGGAATCACCAACAGTATAAATATGATGACAAAGGTCAAGACCACCGTAATCAACTTGCCCTCGCCTTCTTATGCTATGGGTTAA